A single Oryzias melastigma strain HK-1 linkage group LG24, ASM292280v2, whole genome shotgun sequence DNA region contains:
- the LOC112137160 gene encoding terminal nucleotidyltransferase 5A: MDESVECAPTDGGPDGDSISLSVLNWEQVQRLDTILTGSIPIHGRWNFPTLEVKPRDIVKVVRSRMEEKRIHVREVRLNGSAASYVLHEDSGLGWKDLDLIFCAELKGEMEFQIVKELVLDSLLDFFPEGVNKEKITPVTLKEAYVQKMVKVCNDSDRWSLISLSNNRGKNVELKFVDSLRRQFEFSVDSFQIRLDSLLLFYECSEHSMAATFHPTILGESVYGDFPTALDHLRKRLICTRSPEEIRGGGLLKYCHLLVRGFRAASDTEMKLLQRYMCSRFFIDFPDVSEQRRKLESYLHNHFVDLEDRKYDYLATLYDVVQESTVCLMGHERRQTLSLISSLALRVLAEQNAIPNAANVTCFYQPAPFVSDGNFSNYYIAQVQPVYSCPPSHLQHYLSTLQHPMYATWLPCS; this comes from the exons ATGGACGAGAGTGTCGAGTGCGCTCCGACCGACGGCGGGCCGGACGGGGACAGCATCAGCCTCAGCGTGCTCAACTGGGAGCAAGTGCAGAGACTGGACACCATCCTGACCGGCTCCATTCCCATCCACGGCCGATGGAACTTCCCCACCCTGGAGGTGAAGCCGCGGGATATCGTCAAGGTGGTCCGGAGCCGCATGGAGGAGAAGCGGATCCACGTCCGGGAGGTGCGACTCAACGGATCCGCGGCCAGCTACGTCCTGCACGAGGACAGCGGGCTGGGATGGAAAGATCTGGACCTCATATTCTGCGCCGAGCTGAAGGGAGAGATGGAGTTTCAGATAGTCAAGGAGTTAGTTCTAGACTCGCTTCTGGACTTCTTCCCCGAGGGAGTGAATAAAGAAAAGATCACACCAGTGACCTTAAAG GAGGCCTACGTGCAGAAGATGGTGAAGGTCTGCAACGACTCCGACCGCTGGAGTCTCATCTCGCTCTCCAACAATCGTGGCAAGAACGTGGAGCTCAAGTTCGTGGACTCCCTTCGCCGGCAGTTTGAGTTCAGCGTGGATTCTTTCCAGATCCGTCTGGACTCCCTCCTGCTCTTCTACGAATGCTCCGAGCACTCCATGGCCGCCACGTTCCACCCGACGATCCTCGGGGAAAGCGTCTACGGCGACTTTCCGACCGCCTTAGATCACCTGCGCAAGCGCCTGATCTGCACTCGCAGCCCGGAGGAGATTCGCGGAGGCGGTCTGCTGAAAtactgccacctgctggtcCGGGGCTTCCGCGCAGCGTCGGACACCGAGATGAAACTTTTGCAGCGGTACATGTGCTCGCGCTTCTTCATAGATTTCCCCGACGTGAGCGAGcagaggaggaagctggagtcgtATCTCCACAACCATTTTGTAGACCTGGAGGACAGAAAGTACGACTATCTAGCGACGCTGTACGACGTGGTGCAGGAGAGTACTGTGTGCCTGATGGGACACGAGAGGCGGCAGACGCTTAGCCTCATCTCCTCGTTGGCGCTCCGTGTCCTGGCGGAGCAGAACGCCATCCCCAACGCCGCTAACGTCACCTGCTTCTACCAGCCAGCCCCTTTCGTCTCAGACGGCAACTTTAGCAACTATTACATCGCGCAGGTTCAGCCGGTCTACTCTTGTCCACCCTCACATCTCCAGCACTACCTTTCTACATTGCAGCATCCCATGTATGCCACCTGGTTGCCCTGTAGCTAA